A single region of the Nicotiana sylvestris chromosome 6, ASM39365v2, whole genome shotgun sequence genome encodes:
- the LOC138871330 gene encoding uncharacterized protein, whose product MNGVVEAANKNIKKIQRKMVENHKQWHKKLSFALLGYCTTVCTSTGETAYMMVYGTKTVIPGEVEIPSLRVIQGAELSDAEWIRSHYEKLALINGKRMYAVCHGQLYQKRMSRAFNKRVKSRQFTLGWLVLKKIFPHQDEDKGKFSPN is encoded by the coding sequence atgaatggagtcgtagaagccgccaacaaaaacatcaagaagatacaaaggaagatggtagaaaatcacaaacagTGGCACAAGAAGCtatcttttgctttattgggatactgcactacagtttgcacatcaactggggaaacTGCCTACATGATGGTTTATGGTACCAAAACTGTCATCCCAGGCGAAGTAGAGATTCCCTCTTTGAGAGTCATACAGggagctgaactcagcgatgcagaatggataaggagtcaCTATGAAAAATTGGCCCTTATCAATGGAAAAAGGATGTACGCAGTTtgtcacggccaactttatcagaaaagaatgtccagagctttcaacaaaagggtcaaatcaAGGCAATTTACACTGGGTtggttggtgctgaagaagatcttcccacatcaagatgaagacaaagggaaattttctcccaactag